Part of the Pyricularia oryzae 70-15 chromosome 3, whole genome shotgun sequence genome, CGATGTTACTCCGCCGCCAAGCTGAAATACGTTAGAACCTACAAGTCAATAGCCCAGACCTGTAATGTACTCTCGCCTGTCACTCATAGCCAGACATATTTCCAGGCCTTTACCCAGCCTTTCGCAACGAACACCGATCGTGAAACCTCGTCTACTCAACTTCGCCATGGCTTCGGCGGATGAGCGCAACTCGCGCACCGTCCATACGGCAGCATGCCTCATCATTGGCGATGAAGTTCTCGGTGGCAAGGTGAGCTAGGATTCGTTGAGTAACTGAGTTTCTACCCAACAAACGTACCGAATCCAGTTGACGCTAATAATTTCCGTACCATGCGTTACTGCTATATCAACACGAAATAAACAGACCGTCGATGTAAGCACCTAGGGCTTGCATTTGTCTACTTCAGGTTAAGGTTCCCAATAAACAGTGATGCTAATCCAAAGCTAGACCAATTCCAATACAGTGGCAAAGTGGTGCTTCGAGCTGGGCATCAATTTGAAGAGGATCGAGGTCATAGAGGATGACGAGTCTGAAATTATAGAGGCGGTGCGCCGGATGAGCGACCGCTACGACTTTGTTGTGACCAGGTATGGTGCTATGATCAGCTGTAGCTGGGCATTCATCTATCGTGTGAAATCACTCAGCTAACTTGCCTAAACCATGTGTGAAGCGGCGGCATAGGTCCGACGTATGTTGTGCCTCATTACACTCTACTTACTCCCTCCGACCGTGGATCGTATAACATACAATACGAGAGCTGACAAGTGTGACAGACACGACGACATTACCTACCAGTCTATAGCCAAGGCATTTGGGCTGGACCTCAAGTTGCACAATGATGCATATGAGCGAATGAAGAAGCTTTCAAGGCCGCATCCTTCGCAGCCCAAGTTCAACTGGGACGAAGACTCGCCAGCGAAGCGTGCCAAGCTTAGAATGGTAGAACTCCCCACGGACGAGAGCCGCGATATGGATAAACAATTTTTGTTCCCCCGTGAGGAGCTCTGGGTTCCTGTGTGCGTCGTCAACGGCAACGTGCATATCCTTCCGGGAGTTCCCAAGCTCTGTAAGTCGCGGCCCTGGCAAGCGAGAACGGACGAGTCACCACAGAagcctttttctctctctctgtgtGTGGTGTGTGTTTCCGCGCGTGACACCAAttactgaaaaaaaaactgacaCTTTGCAAAGTCGTCTCTCTTTTGGAGGGCCTGAAGCCTTACATTGTACCACGACTGGTCGATCCGGAAGGCAAGGGGATCTGCCGAGTTATGATCTCGACGCCCTTGGCTGAAAGTGCCATGGCTGCGTACCTGACCGAGCTTGCGGCCAAGGTTGAACCGCAAGGTGTCAAGGTGGGTAGCTACCCGAGGTGGAACAAGAAGCGGAATACAGTAACTTTGGTTGGCAAGTAAGTAACTATTCATCAGCAATATTGCATGTTGCGATTCATACCAGTCGTATAAATGCTGACATCAtttgacaggaacaaagcatTCATCGAAAGTCTCATCCCGGAGGTCACCAAGAACGTCCAAGGCCGGGTGATCACTGTCGAAGGGGAAGACGACGACCCGAAAGACAAGGACGAGCCTGTCTCGcagtaaaataaaacatgtTCTAGAAACACGGCAGAAAGCTACAGACTCCGCTGTGTGCTTTACTACCAAGAGCAGGCAGTCCCGTTAAAGGAATGTGGAGATCGGCACCTTTCGGACGAGTGCTTATTGTTGAATGTGGGCATTGGGCAAAGACTCTGGCATTTCCTCGACCCGGACCGTTTGGGCGATCTTGGTGGGGTATGTACTTTGTAGGTGGTAAGGAACGATAAAACCTTCGTCCCTGAACAAGTACATAGGCCAACGCAAATGAAATACAACCTATATTCATGTCTCATAAATCTTCAACGAGATTTGGGGGTAACGATCGGAATATGCAAGCCGAAAAAAAG contains:
- a CDS encoding molybdopterin binding domain-containing protein, whose protein sequence is MYSRLSLIARHISRPLPSLSQRTPIVKPRLLNFAMASADERNSRTVHTAACLIIGDEVLGGKTVDTNSNTVAKWCFELGINLKRIEVIEDDESEIIEAVRRMSDRYDFVVTSGGIGPTHDDITYQSIAKAFGLDLKLHNDAYERMKKLSRPHPSQPKFNWDEDSPAKRAKLRMVELPTDESRDMDKQFLFPREELWVPVCVVNGNVHILPGVPKLFVSLLEGLKPYIVPRLVDPEGKGICRVMISTPLAESAMAAYLTELAAKVEPQGVKVGSYPRWNKKRNTVTLVGKNKAFIESLIPEVTKNVQGRVITVEGEDDDPKDKDEPVSQ